The following proteins come from a genomic window of Heyndrickxia acidicola:
- the rpsJ gene encoding 30S ribosomal protein S10, which yields MAKQKIRIRLKAYDHRILDQSAEKIVETAKRSGAAVSGPIPLPTEKSVYTILRAVHKYKDSREQFEMRTHKRLIDIVNPTPQTVDSLMRLDLPSGVDIEIKL from the coding sequence ATGGCAAAACAAAAAATTCGTATACGTTTAAAAGCGTATGATCACAGAATTCTTGATCAATCAGCAGAAAAAATCGTTGAGACAGCAAAAAGATCTGGTGCAGCTGTATCTGGTCCGATTCCGCTTCCAACTGAAAAATCTGTTTATACAATTCTTCGTGCGGTGCACAAGTACAAAGATTCTCGTGAACAGTTCGAAATGCGCACACATAAACGTCTAATTGATATTGTGAATCCAACTCCACAAACTGTTGATTCATTAATGCGTTTAGACTTGCCATCAGGTGTAGACATCGAAATTAAACTTTAA
- the tuf gene encoding elongation factor Tu has protein sequence MGKAKFDRSKEHTNIGTIGHVDHGKTTLTAAITTVLAKSGKAEARAYDQIDGAPEERERGITINTAHVEYETEKRHYAHVDCPGHADYVKNMITGAAQMDGGILVVSAADGPMPQTREHILLSRQVGVPYLVVFLNKCDMVDDEELLELVEMEVRDLLSEYDFPGDDVPVIKGSALRALEGDAAWEEKIIELMNAVDEYIPTPERDTDKPFMMPVEDVFSITGRGTVATGRVERGQVKVGDVIEIIGLTEEPKSTTVTGVEMFRKLLDYAEAGDNIGALLRGVAREEVQRGQVLAKPGTITPHTNFKAEVYVLSKEEGGRHTPFFTNYRPQFYFRTTDVTGIVQLPEGVEMVMPGDNIEMTVELISPIAIEEGTKFSIREGGRTVGAGVVASISK, from the coding sequence ATGGGTAAAGCTAAATTCGACCGTTCTAAAGAACATACTAACATTGGAACAATCGGTCACGTTGACCATGGTAAAACTACTTTAACAGCTGCAATCACTACTGTTCTTGCTAAATCAGGTAAAGCTGAAGCTCGTGCATACGATCAAATCGACGGTGCACCAGAAGAACGTGAGCGTGGTATTACTATCAATACTGCACACGTAGAGTATGAAACTGAAAAACGCCACTATGCGCACGTTGACTGCCCAGGACATGCTGACTATGTTAAAAACATGATCACTGGTGCTGCTCAAATGGACGGCGGTATCCTAGTAGTATCTGCTGCTGATGGCCCAATGCCACAAACTCGTGAACATATCCTTCTTTCTCGTCAAGTAGGTGTACCTTACCTTGTAGTATTCTTAAACAAATGCGACATGGTTGACGATGAAGAATTATTAGAATTAGTAGAAATGGAAGTTCGCGACCTTCTTTCTGAATATGATTTCCCTGGTGACGATGTACCAGTAATCAAAGGTTCTGCTCTTAGAGCGCTTGAAGGCGATGCAGCTTGGGAAGAAAAAATCATTGAATTAATGAACGCAGTTGATGAGTATATCCCAACTCCAGAACGTGACACTGACAAACCATTCATGATGCCTGTTGAGGATGTATTCTCAATCACAGGTCGTGGTACTGTTGCTACAGGCCGTGTAGAACGTGGACAAGTTAAAGTTGGTGACGTTATCGAAATCATCGGTTTAACTGAAGAACCAAAATCAACAACTGTAACAGGTGTTGAAATGTTCCGTAAGCTTCTTGACTATGCAGAAGCTGGGGACAACATCGGTGCTCTTCTACGTGGTGTTGCACGTGAAGAAGTACAACGTGGACAAGTTCTTGCTAAGCCAGGAACAATCACTCCACACACTAACTTCAAAGCTGAAGTTTATGTATTATCAAAAGAAGAAGGTGGACGTCACACTCCATTCTTCACAAACTACCGCCCACAGTTCTACTTCCGTACAACTGATGTAACTGGTATCGTTCAACTTCCAGAAGGCGTTGAAATGGTTATGCCTGGCGACAACATCGAAATGACTGTAGAACTTATTTCCCCAATCGCTATCGAAGAAGGAACTAAATTCTCAATCCGCGAAGGTGGACGTACTGTAGGCGCAGGCGTTGTAGCTTCAATCTCTAAATAA